One window of the Streptomyces asoensis genome contains the following:
- a CDS encoding VWA domain-containing protein: MKTHRTHRIPRLFATAAATALLLTGCGADGSDTDRASDGAARGSEAFPAPSAPRGDTDKEADEDGRKAAPDHLSTFALDVDTASYGYARRTLTEGQRPDPSTIRPEEFVNSFRQDYERPDGNGFSVTVDGARTGDDDWSLVRVGLATRTAEQQGERPPAALTFVIDVSGSMGEPGRLDLAKSSLGTMTDRLRDDDSVALVTFSGEAETVLPMTRLGDHRGRVHKAISGLEPTDSTNLGAGVETGYATAVEGLREGATNRVVLVSDALANTGDTDADSILDRISTARRDHGITLFGVGVGSDYGDALMERLADKGDGHTTYVSTEDEARKVFSTDLPQNIDLTARDAKAQVAFDPETVAEFRLVGYDDRRVADDDFRDDRVDGGEVGPGHTVTALYAVRTEPGADGHLATATVRWLDPDTRTPHETSGRLETGALHDRLTDAPARFQVTTTAAYFADALRRPETSLPDAPSLSELRETAEALANKTEDKEVRGLADAIDDASRLDL, translated from the coding sequence ATGAAGACACACCGGACACACCGGATACCACGACTGTTCGCCACCGCGGCGGCCACCGCACTGCTGCTCACCGGCTGCGGCGCGGACGGCTCGGACACCGACAGGGCTTCGGACGGAGCGGCCCGCGGCAGCGAGGCCTTCCCCGCGCCGAGCGCACCCCGCGGGGACACGGACAAGGAGGCGGACGAGGACGGCAGGAAGGCCGCCCCCGACCACCTCTCCACCTTCGCCCTCGACGTCGACACCGCGTCGTACGGCTACGCCCGCCGCACCCTCACCGAGGGACAGCGCCCGGACCCCTCGACGATCCGCCCCGAGGAGTTCGTCAACAGCTTCCGCCAGGACTACGAACGCCCCGACGGCAACGGCTTCTCGGTCACCGTCGACGGCGCCCGCACCGGCGACGACGACTGGTCCCTGGTCCGCGTGGGCCTCGCCACCCGCACCGCCGAGCAGCAGGGCGAACGCCCGCCCGCCGCCCTCACCTTCGTCATCGACGTCTCCGGCTCGATGGGCGAACCCGGCCGCCTGGACCTGGCCAAGTCCTCCCTCGGCACGATGACCGACCGCCTCCGCGACGACGACTCCGTCGCCCTCGTCACCTTCAGCGGCGAGGCCGAGACCGTACTGCCGATGACCCGCCTCGGCGACCACCGCGGCCGCGTCCACAAGGCCATCAGCGGCCTGGAACCCACCGACTCCACCAACCTCGGCGCCGGCGTCGAGACCGGCTACGCCACCGCCGTCGAGGGCCTGCGCGAGGGCGCCACGAACCGGGTCGTCCTGGTCTCCGACGCCCTCGCCAACACCGGGGACACGGACGCGGACTCCATCCTGGACCGCATCTCCACCGCCCGCCGCGACCACGGCATCACCCTCTTCGGTGTCGGCGTCGGCAGCGACTACGGCGACGCCCTGATGGAGCGCCTCGCCGACAAGGGCGACGGCCACACCACCTACGTCTCGACCGAGGACGAAGCCCGCAAGGTCTTCTCCACCGACCTCCCGCAGAACATCGACCTCACCGCCCGCGACGCCAAGGCCCAGGTCGCCTTCGACCCCGAGACCGTCGCCGAGTTCCGTCTCGTCGGCTACGACGACCGCCGGGTCGCCGACGACGACTTCCGTGACGACCGCGTCGACGGCGGCGAGGTCGGCCCCGGCCACACCGTCACCGCCCTCTACGCCGTCCGCACCGAGCCCGGCGCCGACGGCCACCTCGCCACGGCCACCGTCCGCTGGCTCGACCCCGACACCCGCACCCCGCACGAGACCTCCGGCCGACTGGAGACCGGCGCCCTGCACGACCGGCTCACCGACGCACCCGCCCGCTTCCAGGTCACGACGACGGCCGCCTACTTCGCCGATGCCCTGCGCCGCCCGGAGACCTCACTGCCGGACGCCCCCAGCCTGAGCGAACTCCGGGAAACCGCCGAGGCGTTGGCGAACAAGACCGAGGACAAGGAGGTCCGCGGCCTGGCCGACGCAATCGACGACGCAAGCCGTCTCGACCTCTAG
- a CDS encoding LCP family protein: MKRNLLPRRLAIPGIVLAATGALLGSSALPSLPGLPGLPGLADREPAPRGLNVLLMGTDERNTLTAAQKKKFHAGGRPCGCSDVLMLVHVSARGDRVSVIGMPRDSYAEIPPYRAKPGGKERPPHPAKLNAAYQEGGPELMIRTVESMTEVDIDRFLQVDFRRFMNSVDKVGGVEVCTPRRLKDAATRLDLKPGKHRLGGGQALQYVRSRHVDGSADLGRIQRQQRFLVQAWRELKERKLLTHPKRMTDLMEMLLGSGRQGFSPGELVELAATLHRLPDSATEFTTVPIAGFAPAKLGIGAALAWDRKETDALFAKVRDDRPLVERGAQPKPKDPPDILGKTVPVRGSAYACH, translated from the coding sequence ATGAAGAGAAACCTTTTGCCACGCCGCCTGGCGATTCCCGGAATCGTCCTGGCCGCCACGGGCGCGTTGCTCGGCAGTTCCGCACTCCCCTCGCTGCCCGGACTCCCCGGACTCCCCGGACTCGCCGACCGGGAACCCGCCCCGCGCGGGCTGAACGTCCTGCTGATGGGCACCGACGAACGGAACACCCTCACCGCCGCCCAGAAGAAGAAGTTCCACGCCGGCGGCCGGCCCTGTGGCTGCTCGGACGTGCTGATGCTCGTACACGTCTCGGCCCGCGGGGACCGCGTCAGCGTGATCGGCATGCCCCGTGACTCCTACGCGGAGATCCCGCCGTACCGGGCCAAGCCCGGCGGCAAGGAACGCCCGCCGCATCCGGCGAAGCTCAACGCGGCCTACCAGGAGGGCGGACCGGAACTCATGATCCGGACCGTGGAGTCGATGACCGAGGTGGACATCGACCGGTTCCTCCAGGTGGACTTCCGGCGCTTCATGAACAGCGTGGACAAGGTCGGCGGCGTCGAGGTGTGCACACCGCGGCGGCTGAAGGACGCCGCGACCAGGCTCGATCTCAAGCCCGGCAAACACCGGCTCGGTGGCGGACAGGCGTTGCAGTACGTCCGCTCACGACATGTCGACGGCAGCGCCGACCTCGGCCGGATCCAGCGTCAGCAGCGCTTCCTCGTCCAGGCGTGGCGGGAGCTGAAGGAACGGAAGCTGCTCACCCACCCGAAGCGGATGACGGACCTGATGGAGATGTTGCTCGGGTCCGGGCGGCAGGGCTTCTCGCCCGGCGAGCTCGTGGAACTGGCGGCCACGCTGCACCGGCTGCCGGACTCGGCGACGGAGTTCACGACCGTGCCGATCGCGGGGTTCGCCCCGGCCAAACTGGGCATCGGCGCGGCGCTGGCCTGGGACCGGAAGGAGACGGACGCGCTCTTCGCGAAGGTGCGCGACGACCGGCCGCTGGTCGAGCGGGGCGCGCAGCCGAAGCCGAAGGACCCGCCGGACATCCTCGGCAAGACGGTGCCGGTGCGTGGGAGCGCGTACGCCTGCCACTGA
- a CDS encoding rodlin, with the protein MIKKVLATAAVAASVAGVSAAAAAPALAIGNDSGTTSASGNGASQSFGNSATFGNMSPQMALIQGSFNKPCIGLPAKLNLQSLVGAANIGVQDIPILSAPQNQQCVENSTQAKGDEPLSHILDDISVLAGNGAANH; encoded by the coding sequence GATCAAGAAGGTTCTGGCCACCGCCGCGGTCGCCGCCTCCGTCGCCGGCGTCTCTGCCGCCGCAGCTGCCCCGGCGCTCGCCATCGGCAACGACAGCGGCACCACGTCCGCCAGCGGCAACGGCGCGAGCCAGTCGTTCGGCAACTCGGCCACCTTCGGCAACATGAGCCCCCAGATGGCGCTCATCCAGGGATCCTTCAACAAGCCCTGCATCGGTCTGCCGGCGAAGCTCAACCTCCAGTCGCTCGTCGGCGCGGCCAACATCGGCGTCCAGGACATTCCGATCCTGTCGGCCCCGCAGAACCAGCAGTGTGTCGAGAACAGCACCCAGGCCAAGGGCGACGAGCCGCTCTCGCACATCCTGGACGACATCTCGGTCCTGGCGGGCAACGGCGCCGCCAACCACTGA
- a CDS encoding CocE/NonD family hydrolase — MDLRLPGLRGPRRPRRLVSAVAAVAVLAGAGTWTAVASDDDTPAVHHTDRVMAVDGVRLDTSYFTSGSAGRRPAVLLGHGFGGSKDDVRQQAEKLARDGYAVLTWSARGFGKSTGKIGLNDPKGEVADVSRLIDWLAKQPQVQLDRTGDPRVGVAGASYGGAISLLAAGYDDRVDAIAPAITYWNLADALFPDGVFKKLWAGIFFNTGGGSARFEPALAAMYDRVAESGTPDTAARELLEQRSPSAVADRIKVPTLLIQGQTDSLFTLAQSDAAEKAIRANGAPVDVDWIAGGHDGGDMEGDRVQTRVRAWFDRYLKDDKAADTGPAFRVTRTGGVDSTDGAAQLRGASADSYPGLENGERAFPLTGRREEQSFANPPGASPPAVSALPGLGGGGLSQLSSLGVGVSLDFPGQYAAFDSAPVTGDLRVTGSPTVTVHVKSTSDTAVLFAKVYDVSGAGSQVLPSQLVTPVRVEGAEAGKDVTITLPAIDHKVEEGHRLRLVLASTDLGYASPMTPATYTVSMKGDLKVPTAPAVTTAAAPLPSWVWWLPLAGAAIALALLLTARRRTATPAPDPALAEVPLQITDLSKKYANGDRYSVRDLSFRVEKGQVLGLLGPNGAGKTTTLRMLMGLISPDGGEIRVFGHAIRPGAPVLSRVGSFVEGAGFLPHLSGRENLELYWQATGRPAGDAHLAEALEIAGLGDALARAVRTYSQGMRQRLAIAQAMLGLPDLLILDEPTNGLDPPQIREMREVMIRYAAAGRTVIVSSHLLSEVEQSCTHLVVMDRGRLVQAGPVAEIVGSGDTLLVGTATPVEEPVVEKIAALPGVASAAPTAEGLLVRLDADGSAQRLVAELVRLDVPVQAVGPHRRLEDAFLTLIGGSA; from the coding sequence ATGGATCTTCGACTGCCCGGTCTGCGAGGACCACGGCGGCCACGACGGCTCGTCTCCGCCGTGGCCGCCGTGGCCGTACTCGCCGGTGCCGGTACCTGGACGGCCGTCGCCTCCGACGACGACACGCCCGCGGTGCACCACACCGACCGGGTCATGGCGGTGGACGGCGTACGCCTGGACACCTCCTACTTCACCTCCGGCTCCGCCGGCCGCCGCCCCGCCGTCCTCCTCGGGCACGGCTTCGGCGGAAGCAAGGACGACGTACGTCAGCAGGCCGAGAAGCTGGCCCGCGACGGATACGCGGTGCTCACCTGGTCGGCGCGCGGCTTCGGCAAGTCCACCGGCAAGATCGGGCTGAACGACCCGAAGGGCGAGGTCGCCGACGTCTCCCGGCTGATCGACTGGCTCGCCAAGCAGCCACAGGTGCAGCTCGACAGGACCGGCGACCCCCGGGTGGGTGTGGCCGGCGCCTCCTACGGCGGCGCGATCTCCCTCCTTGCCGCGGGCTACGACGACCGTGTCGACGCCATCGCCCCCGCGATCACCTACTGGAACCTTGCGGACGCCCTGTTCCCCGACGGCGTGTTCAAGAAGCTGTGGGCCGGCATCTTCTTCAACACGGGCGGCGGCTCCGCCCGCTTCGAACCCGCGCTGGCCGCGATGTACGACCGCGTCGCCGAGTCCGGCACCCCCGACACCGCCGCCCGCGAGCTCCTCGAACAGCGCTCGCCGTCCGCCGTCGCCGACCGCATCAAGGTCCCCACGCTGCTCATCCAGGGCCAGACCGACTCCCTCTTCACGCTCGCCCAGTCCGACGCGGCCGAGAAGGCGATCCGCGCCAACGGCGCCCCCGTCGACGTCGACTGGATCGCGGGCGGCCACGACGGCGGCGACATGGAGGGCGATCGCGTCCAGACACGCGTGCGTGCCTGGTTCGACCGCTACCTCAAGGACGACAAGGCCGCCGACACCGGCCCCGCCTTCCGCGTCACCCGCACCGGAGGCGTCGACTCCACCGACGGCGCCGCCCAGCTCAGGGGCGCGAGCGCGGACAGCTACCCCGGCCTGGAGAACGGCGAGCGCGCGTTCCCCCTGACCGGCCGCCGCGAGGAGCAGTCCTTCGCCAACCCGCCGGGCGCCAGCCCGCCCGCCGTCTCGGCCCTGCCCGGGCTCGGCGGCGGAGGCCTCTCCCAGCTCTCCTCCCTCGGCGTCGGCGTCTCCCTCGACTTCCCCGGCCAGTACGCCGCCTTCGACTCCGCCCCGGTCACCGGCGACCTGCGCGTCACCGGCTCCCCGACGGTCACCGTCCATGTGAAGTCGACGTCCGACACCGCCGTTCTCTTCGCCAAGGTCTACGACGTCAGCGGCGCCGGCAGCCAGGTGCTGCCCTCCCAGCTCGTCACCCCGGTCCGAGTCGAGGGCGCCGAGGCCGGCAAGGACGTCACGATCACCCTCCCGGCGATCGACCACAAGGTCGAGGAGGGCCACCGGCTGCGCCTGGTCCTCGCCTCCACCGACCTCGGCTACGCGTCCCCGATGACCCCGGCGACGTACACCGTCTCGATGAAGGGCGACCTGAAGGTCCCGACCGCCCCCGCCGTGACGACCGCGGCCGCCCCGCTCCCGTCCTGGGTCTGGTGGCTGCCCCTCGCGGGCGCGGCGATCGCGCTGGCCCTGCTGCTGACGGCCCGCCGCCGCACCGCCACACCCGCCCCCGACCCCGCGCTCGCCGAGGTCCCGCTCCAGATCACCGACCTGAGCAAGAAGTACGCGAACGGCGACCGCTACAGCGTCCGCGACCTGTCCTTCCGCGTCGAGAAGGGCCAGGTCCTCGGTCTCCTCGGCCCGAACGGCGCGGGCAAGACGACGACCCTGCGCATGCTGATGGGCCTGATCAGCCCCGACGGCGGCGAGATCCGGGTCTTCGGCCACGCCATCCGCCCGGGCGCGCCCGTCCTCTCCCGCGTCGGCTCCTTCGTCGAGGGCGCCGGCTTCCTCCCGCACCTGTCCGGCCGGGAGAACCTGGAGCTGTACTGGCAGGCCACCGGCCGCCCCGCCGGGGACGCCCACCTGGCGGAGGCCCTGGAGATCGCCGGCCTCGGCGACGCCCTCGCCCGCGCGGTACGCACGTACTCGCAGGGCATGCGCCAGCGCCTCGCCATCGCCCAGGCCATGCTCGGCCTCCCGGACCTGCTCATCCTCGACGAGCCGACCAACGGCCTCGACCCGCCGCAGATCCGCGAGATGCGCGAGGTGATGATCCGGTACGCGGCGGCCGGCCGTACGGTCATCGTCTCCAGCCACCTCCTGTCCGAGGTCGAGCAGTCCTGCACACACCTCGTGGTCATGGACCGGGGCCGGCTGGTCCAGGCGGGCCCGGTCGCCGAGATCGTCGGCTCCGGCGACACCCTCCTCGTCGGCACCGCCACCCCCGTGGAGGAGCCGGTCGTCGAGAAGATCGCCGCGCTGCCGGGCGTGGCCTCCGCGGCCCCCACCGCCGAGGGCCTGCTGGTCCGCCTGGACGCCGACGGCAGCGCCCAGCGTTTGGTCGCCGAACTCGTCCGGCTCGACGTGCCCGTACAGGCCGTCGGCCCGCACCGCCGCCTGGAGGACGCCTTCCTCACCCTGATCGGAGGTTCCGCATGA
- a CDS encoding ABC transporter permease has product MSTLTEVASGYQAGRTLPLRVELVRQLKRRRTLVMGGILAVLPFVLLIAFAIGGEPGGRNNQVTLMDTATASGANFAAVNLFVSAGFLLVIPVALFCGDTVASEAGWSSLRYLLAAPVPRARLLWSKLVVGLGLSLAAMVLLPVVALAVGSAAYGWGSLELPTGGALDPGTAAQRLVIVVGYVFVSQLVTAGLAFWLSTKTDAPLGAVGGAVGLTIVGNVLDAVTALGDWRDFLPAHWQFAWADAVQPTPEWSGMIQGTAVSVTYALVLFALAFRGFARKDVVS; this is encoded by the coding sequence ATGAGCACGCTCACCGAGGTCGCCTCCGGCTACCAGGCGGGCCGCACGCTGCCGCTGCGCGTCGAGCTGGTCCGCCAGCTCAAGCGCCGTCGCACGCTGGTCATGGGCGGCATCCTCGCCGTCCTGCCGTTCGTCCTGCTCATCGCCTTCGCGATCGGCGGCGAGCCCGGCGGCCGCAACAACCAGGTCACCCTGATGGACACGGCGACGGCGTCCGGCGCCAACTTCGCCGCCGTCAACCTGTTCGTGTCCGCGGGCTTCCTCCTGGTCATCCCGGTCGCCCTGTTCTGCGGGGACACGGTCGCCTCGGAGGCCGGCTGGTCCTCGCTGCGCTACCTCCTCGCGGCACCCGTGCCCCGGGCCCGCCTCCTGTGGTCCAAGCTCGTCGTCGGCCTCGGTCTCAGCCTGGCCGCGATGGTCCTGCTGCCGGTCGTCGCCCTCGCCGTCGGCTCCGCGGCCTACGGCTGGGGTTCCCTGGAGCTGCCCACCGGCGGCGCGCTCGACCCGGGCACCGCGGCCCAGCGGCTGGTGATCGTGGTCGGGTACGTCTTCGTCTCCCAACTGGTCACCGCGGGCCTCGCGTTCTGGCTCTCGACGAAGACCGACGCCCCGCTCGGCGCGGTCGGCGGCGCGGTCGGCCTGACCATCGTCGGCAACGTCCTGGACGCCGTCACCGCCCTCGGCGACTGGCGCGACTTCCTGCCCGCGCACTGGCAGTTCGCCTGGGCCGACGCCGTCCAGCCCACCCCCGAGTGGTCCGGCATGATCCAGGGCACCGCCGTCTCGGTAACGTACGCCCTGGTCCTGTTCGCCCTGGCCTTCCGCGGTTTCGCCCGCAAGGACGTGGTGTCCTAG
- a CDS encoding rodlin, translating into MKKLWASAALAASVAALAAVSAPQALAIGDDSGTTSASGNGASSEFGNSATFGDQSPQLSLVQGSLNKPCIGLPAKLNLQSLVGAANIGVQDVPILSAPQNQQCVENSTQAKGDEPLSHILDDISVLAGNGAANG; encoded by the coding sequence ATGAAGAAGCTGTGGGCATCCGCGGCCCTCGCCGCCTCGGTCGCCGCTCTCGCGGCCGTGAGCGCCCCGCAGGCCCTGGCCATCGGTGACGACAGCGGCACCACGTCCGCCAGCGGCAACGGCGCCTCGTCGGAGTTCGGCAACTCGGCCACCTTCGGCGACCAGAGCCCGCAGCTCTCGCTGGTCCAGGGTTCGCTGAACAAGCCCTGCATCGGTCTGCCGGCGAAGCTCAACCTCCAGTCGCTCGTCGGCGCGGCCAACATCGGCGTCCAGGACGTCCCGATCCTGTCGGCCCCGCAGAACCAGCAGTGTGTCGAGAACAGCACCCAGGCCAAGGGCGACGAGCCGCTCTCGCACATCCTGGACGACATCTCGGTCCTGGCGGGCAACGGCGCGGCCAACGGCTGA
- a CDS encoding AMP-dependent synthetase/ligase, translating to MGVRKDLKRARQRTDLASRTRVDLLRDDTGTVREARTAPLVAPPTTGSTADLPFTNAAEAPEAVVLRRRRPDGWHPVTAAAFAAEVTATAKGLIAHGLAPGGRVAVMSRTRYEWTLLDFAIWAAGGQTVPIYATSSAEQVDWIVRDSGAGLIVVENADNARTATTGTAHHPLPPRILELDAGAVAELNALGRDLPDEEVTKRRAALTPDTTATLCYTSGTTGRPKGCVLTHANLHAEAANTLELLHPIFKEVTGQTASTLLFLPLAHIMGRTLQIACLMARIETGHFPSVKPDELRPALKEFRPTFLVGVPYLFERIHDTGRATAEKIGRGASFDRAERIAVRFAQAYLDKFLNEGEDESGDADGDRDGGRGKRKPKGPGPGLYAAWALYDLLVYRRIRKELGGRMRYAISGGSPLDRTLSLFFYAAGIIVYEGYGLTETTGAATLVPPLKPRPGTVGQPVPGTAVRIADDGEILIEGGVVFDSYWNNPAATAEVRTDGWFATGDLGSLDDDGYLTITGRKKDILVTSGGKNVSPAVLEDRLRSRTPVGQCLVVGDNRPFVAALVTLDPDAVAHWLTVRGLPADTPLTEVLRDFRLRADVQKAVDYANEAVSRAESIRAFTLVEGEFNEANGLLTPSLKVKRHAVTARYAEQIEDLYRK from the coding sequence ATGGGCGTACGCAAAGATCTGAAGCGGGCGAGGCAACGCACCGACCTGGCCTCCCGCACCCGGGTCGACCTGCTCAGGGACGACACCGGCACCGTAAGGGAGGCCCGCACCGCGCCCCTGGTGGCGCCGCCCACCACGGGCAGCACCGCCGACCTCCCCTTCACCAACGCGGCCGAGGCCCCCGAGGCGGTGGTGCTGCGCCGCCGGAGGCCCGACGGCTGGCACCCGGTCACCGCCGCGGCTTTCGCCGCCGAGGTCACCGCGACGGCCAAGGGCCTGATCGCGCACGGCCTCGCACCGGGCGGCCGGGTCGCCGTGATGTCCCGCACCCGCTACGAGTGGACCCTCCTGGACTTCGCGATCTGGGCGGCCGGCGGCCAGACCGTCCCGATCTACGCCACCTCGTCGGCCGAACAGGTCGACTGGATCGTCCGGGACTCGGGCGCCGGCCTGATCGTCGTCGAGAACGCCGACAACGCCCGTACGGCGACGACCGGCACGGCACACCACCCGCTGCCCCCGCGCATCCTCGAACTCGACGCGGGCGCGGTCGCCGAACTGAACGCCCTCGGCCGCGACCTCCCCGACGAGGAGGTGACCAAGCGCCGGGCCGCCCTCACCCCCGACACCACCGCCACCCTCTGCTACACCTCCGGCACCACCGGCCGCCCCAAGGGCTGCGTCCTCACCCACGCGAACCTGCACGCCGAGGCCGCCAACACCCTCGAACTGCTCCACCCGATCTTCAAGGAGGTCACCGGCCAGACCGCCTCCACCCTCCTCTTCCTCCCGCTCGCCCACATCATGGGCCGCACCCTCCAGATCGCCTGTCTGATGGCCCGCATCGAGACCGGCCACTTCCCCAGCGTCAAACCCGACGAACTCCGCCCCGCCCTCAAGGAGTTCCGCCCCACCTTCCTGGTCGGCGTCCCGTACCTCTTCGAGCGCATCCACGACACCGGCCGCGCCACCGCCGAGAAGATCGGCCGCGGCGCCTCCTTCGACCGCGCCGAACGCATCGCCGTCCGCTTCGCGCAGGCATACCTCGACAAGTTCCTGAACGAAGGCGAAGACGAAAGCGGGGACGCAGACGGAGACAGGGACGGAGGCAGGGGCAAGCGGAAGCCCAAGGGCCCCGGGCCCGGCCTCTACGCCGCCTGGGCCCTCTACGACCTGCTGGTCTACCGCCGCATCCGCAAGGAGCTCGGCGGCCGCATGCGCTACGCCATCAGCGGCGGCTCCCCCCTCGACCGCACCCTCAGCCTCTTCTTCTACGCGGCCGGCATCATCGTCTACGAGGGCTACGGACTGACCGAGACCACCGGCGCCGCCACCCTCGTCCCGCCCCTGAAACCCCGGCCCGGCACCGTCGGTCAGCCCGTCCCCGGCACGGCCGTCCGGATCGCCGACGACGGCGAGATCCTCATCGAGGGCGGGGTGGTCTTCGACTCCTACTGGAACAACCCGGCGGCCACCGCCGAGGTCCGCACCGACGGCTGGTTCGCCACCGGCGACCTCGGCTCCCTCGACGACGACGGCTACCTCACCATCACCGGCCGCAAGAAGGACATCCTGGTCACCTCCGGTGGGAAGAACGTCTCCCCGGCCGTCCTGGAGGACCGGCTGCGCAGCCGCACCCCGGTCGGCCAGTGCCTGGTCGTCGGCGACAACCGCCCCTTCGTCGCCGCCCTCGTCACCCTCGACCCCGACGCGGTCGCCCACTGGCTGACCGTACGCGGGCTCCCCGCCGACACCCCGCTCACCGAGGTGCTGCGCGACTTCCGCCTGCGCGCGGACGTCCAGAAGGCCGTCGACTACGCCAACGAGGCCGTCTCCCGGGCCGAGTCGATCCGCGCCTTCACCCTGGTCGAGGGCGAGTTCAACGAGGCGAACGGACTGCTCACCCCGTCCCTGAAGGTCAAACGGCACGCGGTGACGGCCAGATACGCCGAGCAGATCGAGGACCTGTACCGCAAGTGA
- a CDS encoding APC family permease translates to MTDTLRPVATTAPQAPVPDGPQKLKRSIGVVGGTLLTLSCVTPASTLFVVVPDLFGSLGTATALTIAIGSLLCIAVAFCYAELGTLIPSAGGEYAMVSTLAGRLAGWLVFVLSLLVVMIVPPVIAMGTADYLAPVVHLDPSFAGAAVMLLATLAGLLDLRANAWITGVFLVLEVIAAAVVAVLGFAHGHRGAGSLVSMRVAGADGHTDTVTAMLVVSGLAIALFVTQGFSTAVYLSEELENPRRNVARTVLATLAISSVIILVPVVAITFGASDLTELTGGDIGAMVTAWSNSAVGTFVSLCVALAIINAGIVMVIQNSRVLFASARDKAWPQPVNAVFAKLGRFGSPWVATLAVGVPGALLCFVNLDTLYGVTGVSVTGMYLLVAVAALLSRRGRHKGTHAWRMPLWPVLPVLLIVVLGYILTQQETAYLLWTGGITAAATLYWALYLRPRRDTRWLVSIPDDARA, encoded by the coding sequence ATGACCGACACGCTCCGCCCCGTCGCCACCACCGCCCCCCAGGCGCCGGTGCCCGACGGTCCCCAGAAGCTCAAGCGCTCCATCGGAGTCGTCGGCGGCACCCTCCTCACCCTCTCCTGCGTCACCCCCGCCTCCACCCTCTTCGTCGTCGTCCCGGACCTCTTCGGCTCGCTCGGCACCGCGACCGCCCTCACGATCGCGATCGGCTCGCTGCTCTGTATCGCCGTGGCGTTCTGCTACGCGGAGCTGGGCACCCTCATCCCCAGCGCGGGCGGCGAGTACGCCATGGTGTCGACGCTGGCCGGGCGGCTCGCCGGCTGGCTGGTCTTCGTCCTCTCCCTGCTCGTCGTCATGATCGTCCCGCCGGTGATCGCGATGGGCACGGCCGACTACCTGGCCCCGGTCGTCCACCTCGACCCCTCGTTCGCGGGCGCCGCCGTCATGCTCCTCGCCACCCTCGCCGGGCTGCTCGACCTGCGCGCCAACGCCTGGATCACCGGCGTCTTCCTGGTCCTGGAGGTCATCGCGGCCGCCGTCGTCGCGGTGCTGGGCTTCGCCCACGGCCACCGCGGCGCGGGCAGCCTCGTCTCGATGCGGGTCGCCGGCGCCGACGGCCACACCGACACCGTCACCGCCATGCTGGTCGTCTCCGGCCTCGCCATCGCCCTCTTCGTCACCCAGGGCTTCTCGACCGCCGTCTACCTCTCCGAGGAACTGGAGAACCCGCGCCGCAACGTCGCCCGCACGGTCCTCGCCACCCTTGCCATCTCCTCCGTGATCATCCTGGTCCCGGTCGTCGCCATCACCTTCGGCGCCTCCGACCTCACCGAGCTCACCGGCGGCGACATCGGCGCCATGGTCACCGCCTGGTCCAACTCGGCCGTCGGCACCTTCGTCAGCCTCTGCGTGGCGCTCGCGATCATCAACGCCGGCATCGTGATGGTCATCCAGAACTCCCGCGTCCTGTTCGCCTCCGCCCGCGACAAGGCCTGGCCCCAGCCGGTCAACGCCGTCTTCGCCAAGCTCGGCCGGTTCGGCTCCCCCTGGGTCGCCACCCTCGCCGTCGGCGTCCCCGGCGCGCTGCTCTGCTTCGTGAACCTGGACACCCTCTACGGCGTCACCGGCGTCTCCGTGACCGGCATGTACCTGCTCGTCGCGGTCGCCGCCCTGCTCTCCCGCCGCGGCCGGCACAAGGGCACCCACGCCTGGCGCATGCCCCTGTGGCCGGTGCTGCCGGTCCTGCTGATCGTCGTCCTCGGCTACATCCTCACCCAGCAGGAGACGGCCTACCTCCTGTGGACCGGCGGCATCACCGCCGCCGCCACCCTCTACTGGGCCCTCTACCTCCGCCCCCGCCGCGACACCCGCTGGCTGGTGTCGATCCCGGACGACGCGCGGGCCTGA